One stretch of Gouania willdenowi chromosome 16, fGouWil2.1, whole genome shotgun sequence DNA includes these proteins:
- the gramd1a gene encoding protein Aster-A isoform X3, with translation MNMSSSVVPQPLSIPLLTVLPPSSDTELITPSPSPRTSRSVRRSRTRAKHCSEAEQGSVPTLQLVKSPKLFKESAEKGNPSISPPPTEVARTDGEEEGRDSQSCDLFLLPPSRSWSRSPSPSRRSRWSLRSLLSRESEWDICSTASNSPRSTPGSSPSLRRRVLGGGRASESEGGGGGERSSIGGGGGSDSPLPSAPSSSSLTSAYPLASRHFSRNAKKMQSWYNVLSPTYKQRNEDFRKLFKKLPDTERLIVDYSCALQKDILLQGRLYLSENWLCFYSNIFRWETAITILLKDVTSMTKEKTAKLIPNAIQISTDNDKHFFTSFGARDRSFMMIFRLWQNALLDKSMSPKELWHIVHQCYGTELGLTSEDDDYVSPTAQHINGLLPGDESMSVSDILDLTAVSVPPSGSSPPPPLVSSGPSSPPSVGGHSGISPPSSISVLPMEVPSSSFFSSSGCRAGPDPQDLTPPSTYGSLPSTTASSPAPASFNVEEGGDSLSESTNQMPPLPSGSVGNLSSLDMPNDEDLPTDPSNSSDTQGESEVESICSNLSGRLHINTPVRMSVDKLHDLLFSADTNFIKHLFSQRHFTDLSVGEWQQDSTSGTTTRVLSYTIALNNPLGPKTAPVVETQTLHKSSSRGECFVVDSEVITSGIPYQDYFYTVHRYCLTSINKHKSRLRVSSDICYRKQPWSLVKALIEKNTWSGIEEYYRHMESEVCKLETLLQTEVSVVTTEEGTDKTLPSLRRRKRACSRRQGERDREREGIGAAGGDRGERGVGEERERRETGAQFLKLGERSRSRGHGSISTILLIVSFMICISLVVLVALNMLLFYKLYALERAAHTLETWHSYSVTDSPLPQTSSEWAQVLQLQRQFHQAQLSKWQHILQSSVSLLDQMKQSLEKLHQGILVPDVPVEPVEPGTISESLSDT, from the exons ATGAACATGTCTTCTTCTGTGGTGCCTCAGCCCCTCTCCATCCCTTTGCTGACGGTGCTGCCCCCGTCCTCAGACACAGAGTTGATCACTCCCTCCCCCAGTCCCAGAACATCCCGGTCCGTGCGCCGCAGCAGGACCCGAGCCAAGCATTGCAGCGAGGCTGAGCAGGGCAGCGTACCCACGCTGCAGCTGGTGAAATCACCCAAACTCTTCAAAGAGTCAGCGGAGAAGGGCAATCCCTCCATCTCACCACCCCCCACTGAGGTGGCTCGTACTGATGGAGAAGAAGAGGGCCGGGACAGCCAGTCATGTGACCTCTTCCTCCTGCCGCCCTCTCGCTCCTGGTCTCGTAGTCCGTCTCCGAGCCGGCGCTCCCGTTGGTCCCTGCGGAGCCTGCTGAGCAGAGAGTCAGAGTGGGACATCTGCAG CACCGCCAGTAACTCTCCACGCAGCACCCCGGGCAGCTCGCCCTCTCTGCGGCGCAGAGTCCTGGGAGGAGGCCGGGCGAGCGAGagtgagggaggaggaggaggagagaggagcagcataggaggaggaggaggctctGATAGCCCTCTGCCCTCCGCCCCCTCATCATCCTCCCTCACCTCTGCCTACCCACTCGCTTCACGACACTTCAGCCGCAATGCCAAG aaaatgcAGAGCTGGTACAAC GTGCTCAGCCCCACGTACAAACAGCGCAACGAGGATTTCCGCAAACTGTTCAAGAAGCTTCCAGACACTGAACGCCTCATAGTGG ATTACTCGTGTGCTCTACAGAAAGACATCCTGCTCCAGGGACGCCTCTACCTGTCTGAGAACTGGCTCTGTTTCTACAGTAACATCTTCCGCTGGGAGACCGCT ATCACCATCCTGCTGAAAGACGTCACCTCCATGACCAAAGAGAAGACGGCCAAGCTCATCCCCAACGCCATCCAGATCAGCACCGACAACGATAAG CACTTCTTCACCTCCTTCGGAGCAAGGGATCGCAGCTTCATGATGATTTTTCGACTGTGGCAGAACGCGCTGTTAGACAAG TCGATGTCGCCCAAGGAGCTGTGGCACATCGTCCACCAGTGCTACGGTACGGAGCTGGGCCTCACCAGCGAGGACGACGACTACGTCTCCCCCACCGCACAACACATCAACGGCCTCCT ACCAGGAGACGAGTCGATGTCTGTCTCTGACATCTTGGACCTGACGGCAGTGTCCGTCCCCCCTTCGGGCAGCTCACCCCCTCCTCCTCTGGTGTCCAGTGGTCCGTCCAGCCCTCCTTCGGTGGGGGGTCACTCTGGCATCTCCCCTCCTTCCTCCATCTCAGTGCTGCCCATGGAGgtgccctcctcctccttcttttcCTCATCAGGCTGCAGAGCGGGCCCCGACCCACAGGACCTGACCCCGCCCAGCACCTATGGCTCTCTGCCCTCCACCACCGCCTCCAGCCCCGCCCCAGCCTCCTTT AATGTGGAAGAGGGCGGGGACAGCTTGTCagagtcgaccaatcagatgccGCCCCTGCCCAGCGGCAGCGTGGGAAACCTCTCCTCATTGGACATGCCCAACGACGAGGACCTTCCCACTGATCCCAGCAACTCATCCGACACGCAGGGAGAGA GTGAGGTGGAGTCTATCTGCTCTAACCTCAGTGGGAGGTTACACATCAACACCCCCGTACGGATGAGCGTGGACAAGCTGCACGACCTGCTCTTCTCTGCAGATACCAACTTTATTAAACACCTGTTCTCACAGAGACACTTCActg ACCTGTCTGTTGGTGAGTGGCAGCAGGACTCCACCAGTGGAACCACCACCCGTGTGCTGAGCTACACCATCGCCCTCAACAACCCCCTGGGACCAAAGACGGCCCCGGTCGTAGAGACGCAG ACGCTCCATAAGAGCAGCAGTCGTGGTGAGTGTTTCGTGGTGGACTCAGAGGTCATCACCTCAGGGATCCCCTACCAGGACTACTTCTACACCGTGCACAGATACTGCCTCACCTCCATCAACAAACACAAGAGCAGgctcag GGTTTCCTCAGACATCTGCTACAGGAAGCAGCCGTGGAGTTTAGTGAAGGCTCTGATAGAGAAGAACACATGGAGCGGGATAGAGGAGTATTACAGACACATGG AGAGCGAGGTTTGTAAACTGGAGACGCTGCTGCAGACCGAGGTGTCTGTGGTCACCACCGAGGAGGGCACCGACAAGACGCTGCCGTCACTGCGGCGCAGGAAACGGGCGTGTTCCAGACGACAGGGCGAacgagacagagagagagaggggattGGGGCTGCAGGCGGAGACAGAGGAGAACGAGGAGTGGGAGAGGAGAGGGAGAGACGGGAAactg GAGCTCAGTTCTTGAAACTGGGTGAGCGTTCACGCAGCAGAGGACATGGCAGCATCTCCACCATCCTCCTCATCGTCAGCTTCAT GATCTGTATCAG TCTGGTGGTGCTGGTGGCTCTCAACATGTTGCTCTTCTATAAACTTTACGCTCTGGAGAGAGCGGCTCACACACTGGAGACGTGGCACTCCTACTCCGTCActgacag TCCTCTTCCTCAGACGTCCAGTGAATGGGCTCAGGTTCTACAGCTACAGAGACAGTTTCATCAGGCTCAGCTCAGCAAGTGGCAGCACATCCTCCAGTCCTCCGTCTCTCTGCTGGACCAG
- the gramd1a gene encoding protein Aster-A isoform X5, protein MFDTASNSPRSTPGSSPSLRRRVLGGGRASESEGGGGGERSSIGGGGGSDSPLPSAPSSSSLTSAYPLASRHFSRNAKKMQSWYNVLSPTYKQRNEDFRKLFKKLPDTERLIVDYSCALQKDILLQGRLYLSENWLCFYSNIFRWETAITILLKDVTSMTKEKTAKLIPNAIQISTDNDKHFFTSFGARDRSFMMIFRLWQNALLDKSMSPKELWHIVHQCYGTELGLTSEDDDYVSPTAQHINGLLPGDESMSVSDILDLTAVSVPPSGSSPPPPLVSSGPSSPPSVGGHSGISPPSSISVLPMEVPSSSFFSSSGCRAGPDPQDLTPPSTYGSLPSTTASSPAPASFNVEEGGDSLSESTNQMPPLPSGSVGNLSSLDMPNDEDLPTDPSNSSDTQGESECDLGEVESICSNLSGRLHINTPVRMSVDKLHDLLFSADTNFIKHLFSQRHFTDLSVGEWQQDSTSGTTTRVLSYTIALNNPLGPKTAPVVETQTLHKSSSRGECFVVDSEVITSGIPYQDYFYTVHRYCLTSINKHKSRLRVSSDICYRKQPWSLVKALIEKNTWSGIEEYYRHMESEVCKLETLLQTEVSVVTTEEGTDKTLPSLRRRKRACSRRQGERDREREGIGAAGGDRGERGVGEERERRETGAQFLKLGERSRSRGHGSISTILLIVSFMICISLVVLVALNMLLFYKLYALERAAHTLETWHSYSVTDSPLPQTSSEWAQVLQLQRQFHQAQLSKWQHILQSSVSLLDQMKQSLEKLHQGILVPDVPVEPVEPGTISESLSDT, encoded by the exons ATGTTCGA CACCGCCAGTAACTCTCCACGCAGCACCCCGGGCAGCTCGCCCTCTCTGCGGCGCAGAGTCCTGGGAGGAGGCCGGGCGAGCGAGagtgagggaggaggaggaggagagaggagcagcataggaggaggaggaggctctGATAGCCCTCTGCCCTCCGCCCCCTCATCATCCTCCCTCACCTCTGCCTACCCACTCGCTTCACGACACTTCAGCCGCAATGCCAAG aaaatgcAGAGCTGGTACAAC GTGCTCAGCCCCACGTACAAACAGCGCAACGAGGATTTCCGCAAACTGTTCAAGAAGCTTCCAGACACTGAACGCCTCATAGTGG ATTACTCGTGTGCTCTACAGAAAGACATCCTGCTCCAGGGACGCCTCTACCTGTCTGAGAACTGGCTCTGTTTCTACAGTAACATCTTCCGCTGGGAGACCGCT ATCACCATCCTGCTGAAAGACGTCACCTCCATGACCAAAGAGAAGACGGCCAAGCTCATCCCCAACGCCATCCAGATCAGCACCGACAACGATAAG CACTTCTTCACCTCCTTCGGAGCAAGGGATCGCAGCTTCATGATGATTTTTCGACTGTGGCAGAACGCGCTGTTAGACAAG TCGATGTCGCCCAAGGAGCTGTGGCACATCGTCCACCAGTGCTACGGTACGGAGCTGGGCCTCACCAGCGAGGACGACGACTACGTCTCCCCCACCGCACAACACATCAACGGCCTCCT ACCAGGAGACGAGTCGATGTCTGTCTCTGACATCTTGGACCTGACGGCAGTGTCCGTCCCCCCTTCGGGCAGCTCACCCCCTCCTCCTCTGGTGTCCAGTGGTCCGTCCAGCCCTCCTTCGGTGGGGGGTCACTCTGGCATCTCCCCTCCTTCCTCCATCTCAGTGCTGCCCATGGAGgtgccctcctcctccttcttttcCTCATCAGGCTGCAGAGCGGGCCCCGACCCACAGGACCTGACCCCGCCCAGCACCTATGGCTCTCTGCCCTCCACCACCGCCTCCAGCCCCGCCCCAGCCTCCTTT AATGTGGAAGAGGGCGGGGACAGCTTGTCagagtcgaccaatcagatgccGCCCCTGCCCAGCGGCAGCGTGGGAAACCTCTCCTCATTGGACATGCCCAACGACGAGGACCTTCCCACTGATCCCAGCAACTCATCCGACACGCAGGGAGAGAGTGAGTGTGACCTGG GTGAGGTGGAGTCTATCTGCTCTAACCTCAGTGGGAGGTTACACATCAACACCCCCGTACGGATGAGCGTGGACAAGCTGCACGACCTGCTCTTCTCTGCAGATACCAACTTTATTAAACACCTGTTCTCACAGAGACACTTCActg ACCTGTCTGTTGGTGAGTGGCAGCAGGACTCCACCAGTGGAACCACCACCCGTGTGCTGAGCTACACCATCGCCCTCAACAACCCCCTGGGACCAAAGACGGCCCCGGTCGTAGAGACGCAG ACGCTCCATAAGAGCAGCAGTCGTGGTGAGTGTTTCGTGGTGGACTCAGAGGTCATCACCTCAGGGATCCCCTACCAGGACTACTTCTACACCGTGCACAGATACTGCCTCACCTCCATCAACAAACACAAGAGCAGgctcag GGTTTCCTCAGACATCTGCTACAGGAAGCAGCCGTGGAGTTTAGTGAAGGCTCTGATAGAGAAGAACACATGGAGCGGGATAGAGGAGTATTACAGACACATGG AGAGCGAGGTTTGTAAACTGGAGACGCTGCTGCAGACCGAGGTGTCTGTGGTCACCACCGAGGAGGGCACCGACAAGACGCTGCCGTCACTGCGGCGCAGGAAACGGGCGTGTTCCAGACGACAGGGCGAacgagacagagagagagaggggattGGGGCTGCAGGCGGAGACAGAGGAGAACGAGGAGTGGGAGAGGAGAGGGAGAGACGGGAAactg GAGCTCAGTTCTTGAAACTGGGTGAGCGTTCACGCAGCAGAGGACATGGCAGCATCTCCACCATCCTCCTCATCGTCAGCTTCAT GATCTGTATCAG TCTGGTGGTGCTGGTGGCTCTCAACATGTTGCTCTTCTATAAACTTTACGCTCTGGAGAGAGCGGCTCACACACTGGAGACGTGGCACTCCTACTCCGTCActgacag TCCTCTTCCTCAGACGTCCAGTGAATGGGCTCAGGTTCTACAGCTACAGAGACAGTTTCATCAGGCTCAGCTCAGCAAGTGGCAGCACATCCTCCAGTCCTCCGTCTCTCTGCTGGACCAG
- the gramd1a gene encoding protein Aster-A isoform X2 gives MNMSSSVVPQPLSIPLLTVLPPSSDTELITPSPSPRTSRSVRRSRTRAKHCSEAEQGSVPTLQLVKSPKLFKESAEKGNPSISPPPTEVARTDGEEEGRDSQSCDLFLLPPSRSWSRSPSPSRRSRWSLRSLLSRESEWDICSTASNSPRSTPGSSPSLRRRVLGGGRASESEGGGGGERSSIGGGGGSDSPLPSAPSSSSLTSAYPLASRHFSRNAKKMQSWYNVLSPTYKQRNEDFRKLFKKLPDTERLIVDYSCALQKDILLQGRLYLSENWLCFYSNIFRWETAITILLKDVTSMTKEKTAKLIPNAIQISTDNDKHFFTSFGARDRSFMMIFRLWQNALLDKSMSPKELWHIVHQCYGTELGLTSEDDDYVSPTAQHINGLLPGDESMSVSDILDLTAVSVPPSGSSPPPPLVSSGPSSPPSVGGHSGISPPSSISVLPMEVPSSSFFSSSGCRAGPDPQDLTPPSTYGSLPSTTASSPAPASFNVEEGGDSLSESTNQMPPLPSGSVGNLSSLDMPNDEDLPTDPSNSSDTQGESECDLGEVESICSNLSGRLHINTPVRMSVDKLHDLLFSADTNFIKHLFSQRHFTDLSVGEWQQDSTSGTTTRVLSYTIALNNPLGPKTAPVVETQTLHKSSSRGECFVVDSEVITSGIPYQDYFYTVHRYCLTSINKHKSRLRVSSDICYRKQPWSLVKALIEKNTWSGIEEYYRHMESEVCKLETLLQTEVSVVTTEEGTDKTLPSLRRRKRACSRRQGERDREREGIGAAGGDRGERGVGEERERRETGAQFLKLGERSRSRGHGSISTILLIVSFILVVLVALNMLLFYKLYALERAAHTLETWHSYSVTDSPLPQTSSEWAQVLQLQRQFHQAQLSKWQHILQSSVSLLDQMKQSLEKLHQGILVPDVPVEPVEPGTISESLSDT, from the exons ATGAACATGTCTTCTTCTGTGGTGCCTCAGCCCCTCTCCATCCCTTTGCTGACGGTGCTGCCCCCGTCCTCAGACACAGAGTTGATCACTCCCTCCCCCAGTCCCAGAACATCCCGGTCCGTGCGCCGCAGCAGGACCCGAGCCAAGCATTGCAGCGAGGCTGAGCAGGGCAGCGTACCCACGCTGCAGCTGGTGAAATCACCCAAACTCTTCAAAGAGTCAGCGGAGAAGGGCAATCCCTCCATCTCACCACCCCCCACTGAGGTGGCTCGTACTGATGGAGAAGAAGAGGGCCGGGACAGCCAGTCATGTGACCTCTTCCTCCTGCCGCCCTCTCGCTCCTGGTCTCGTAGTCCGTCTCCGAGCCGGCGCTCCCGTTGGTCCCTGCGGAGCCTGCTGAGCAGAGAGTCAGAGTGGGACATCTGCAG CACCGCCAGTAACTCTCCACGCAGCACCCCGGGCAGCTCGCCCTCTCTGCGGCGCAGAGTCCTGGGAGGAGGCCGGGCGAGCGAGagtgagggaggaggaggaggagagaggagcagcataggaggaggaggaggctctGATAGCCCTCTGCCCTCCGCCCCCTCATCATCCTCCCTCACCTCTGCCTACCCACTCGCTTCACGACACTTCAGCCGCAATGCCAAG aaaatgcAGAGCTGGTACAAC GTGCTCAGCCCCACGTACAAACAGCGCAACGAGGATTTCCGCAAACTGTTCAAGAAGCTTCCAGACACTGAACGCCTCATAGTGG ATTACTCGTGTGCTCTACAGAAAGACATCCTGCTCCAGGGACGCCTCTACCTGTCTGAGAACTGGCTCTGTTTCTACAGTAACATCTTCCGCTGGGAGACCGCT ATCACCATCCTGCTGAAAGACGTCACCTCCATGACCAAAGAGAAGACGGCCAAGCTCATCCCCAACGCCATCCAGATCAGCACCGACAACGATAAG CACTTCTTCACCTCCTTCGGAGCAAGGGATCGCAGCTTCATGATGATTTTTCGACTGTGGCAGAACGCGCTGTTAGACAAG TCGATGTCGCCCAAGGAGCTGTGGCACATCGTCCACCAGTGCTACGGTACGGAGCTGGGCCTCACCAGCGAGGACGACGACTACGTCTCCCCCACCGCACAACACATCAACGGCCTCCT ACCAGGAGACGAGTCGATGTCTGTCTCTGACATCTTGGACCTGACGGCAGTGTCCGTCCCCCCTTCGGGCAGCTCACCCCCTCCTCCTCTGGTGTCCAGTGGTCCGTCCAGCCCTCCTTCGGTGGGGGGTCACTCTGGCATCTCCCCTCCTTCCTCCATCTCAGTGCTGCCCATGGAGgtgccctcctcctccttcttttcCTCATCAGGCTGCAGAGCGGGCCCCGACCCACAGGACCTGACCCCGCCCAGCACCTATGGCTCTCTGCCCTCCACCACCGCCTCCAGCCCCGCCCCAGCCTCCTTT AATGTGGAAGAGGGCGGGGACAGCTTGTCagagtcgaccaatcagatgccGCCCCTGCCCAGCGGCAGCGTGGGAAACCTCTCCTCATTGGACATGCCCAACGACGAGGACCTTCCCACTGATCCCAGCAACTCATCCGACACGCAGGGAGAGAGTGAGTGTGACCTGG GTGAGGTGGAGTCTATCTGCTCTAACCTCAGTGGGAGGTTACACATCAACACCCCCGTACGGATGAGCGTGGACAAGCTGCACGACCTGCTCTTCTCTGCAGATACCAACTTTATTAAACACCTGTTCTCACAGAGACACTTCActg ACCTGTCTGTTGGTGAGTGGCAGCAGGACTCCACCAGTGGAACCACCACCCGTGTGCTGAGCTACACCATCGCCCTCAACAACCCCCTGGGACCAAAGACGGCCCCGGTCGTAGAGACGCAG ACGCTCCATAAGAGCAGCAGTCGTGGTGAGTGTTTCGTGGTGGACTCAGAGGTCATCACCTCAGGGATCCCCTACCAGGACTACTTCTACACCGTGCACAGATACTGCCTCACCTCCATCAACAAACACAAGAGCAGgctcag GGTTTCCTCAGACATCTGCTACAGGAAGCAGCCGTGGAGTTTAGTGAAGGCTCTGATAGAGAAGAACACATGGAGCGGGATAGAGGAGTATTACAGACACATGG AGAGCGAGGTTTGTAAACTGGAGACGCTGCTGCAGACCGAGGTGTCTGTGGTCACCACCGAGGAGGGCACCGACAAGACGCTGCCGTCACTGCGGCGCAGGAAACGGGCGTGTTCCAGACGACAGGGCGAacgagacagagagagagaggggattGGGGCTGCAGGCGGAGACAGAGGAGAACGAGGAGTGGGAGAGGAGAGGGAGAGACGGGAAactg GAGCTCAGTTCTTGAAACTGGGTGAGCGTTCACGCAGCAGAGGACATGGCAGCATCTCCACCATCCTCCTCATCGTCAGCTTCAT TCTGGTGGTGCTGGTGGCTCTCAACATGTTGCTCTTCTATAAACTTTACGCTCTGGAGAGAGCGGCTCACACACTGGAGACGTGGCACTCCTACTCCGTCActgacag TCCTCTTCCTCAGACGTCCAGTGAATGGGCTCAGGTTCTACAGCTACAGAGACAGTTTCATCAGGCTCAGCTCAGCAAGTGGCAGCACATCCTCCAGTCCTCCGTCTCTCTGCTGGACCAG
- the gramd1a gene encoding protein Aster-A isoform X1 has product MNMSSSVVPQPLSIPLLTVLPPSSDTELITPSPSPRTSRSVRRSRTRAKHCSEAEQGSVPTLQLVKSPKLFKESAEKGNPSISPPPTEVARTDGEEEGRDSQSCDLFLLPPSRSWSRSPSPSRRSRWSLRSLLSRESEWDICSTASNSPRSTPGSSPSLRRRVLGGGRASESEGGGGGERSSIGGGGGSDSPLPSAPSSSSLTSAYPLASRHFSRNAKKMQSWYNVLSPTYKQRNEDFRKLFKKLPDTERLIVDYSCALQKDILLQGRLYLSENWLCFYSNIFRWETAITILLKDVTSMTKEKTAKLIPNAIQISTDNDKHFFTSFGARDRSFMMIFRLWQNALLDKSMSPKELWHIVHQCYGTELGLTSEDDDYVSPTAQHINGLLPGDESMSVSDILDLTAVSVPPSGSSPPPPLVSSGPSSPPSVGGHSGISPPSSISVLPMEVPSSSFFSSSGCRAGPDPQDLTPPSTYGSLPSTTASSPAPASFNVEEGGDSLSESTNQMPPLPSGSVGNLSSLDMPNDEDLPTDPSNSSDTQGESECDLGEVESICSNLSGRLHINTPVRMSVDKLHDLLFSADTNFIKHLFSQRHFTDLSVGEWQQDSTSGTTTRVLSYTIALNNPLGPKTAPVVETQTLHKSSSRGECFVVDSEVITSGIPYQDYFYTVHRYCLTSINKHKSRLRVSSDICYRKQPWSLVKALIEKNTWSGIEEYYRHMESEVCKLETLLQTEVSVVTTEEGTDKTLPSLRRRKRACSRRQGERDREREGIGAAGGDRGERGVGEERERRETGAQFLKLGERSRSRGHGSISTILLIVSFMICISLVVLVALNMLLFYKLYALERAAHTLETWHSYSVTDSPLPQTSSEWAQVLQLQRQFHQAQLSKWQHILQSSVSLLDQMKQSLEKLHQGILVPDVPVEPVEPGTISESLSDT; this is encoded by the exons ATGAACATGTCTTCTTCTGTGGTGCCTCAGCCCCTCTCCATCCCTTTGCTGACGGTGCTGCCCCCGTCCTCAGACACAGAGTTGATCACTCCCTCCCCCAGTCCCAGAACATCCCGGTCCGTGCGCCGCAGCAGGACCCGAGCCAAGCATTGCAGCGAGGCTGAGCAGGGCAGCGTACCCACGCTGCAGCTGGTGAAATCACCCAAACTCTTCAAAGAGTCAGCGGAGAAGGGCAATCCCTCCATCTCACCACCCCCCACTGAGGTGGCTCGTACTGATGGAGAAGAAGAGGGCCGGGACAGCCAGTCATGTGACCTCTTCCTCCTGCCGCCCTCTCGCTCCTGGTCTCGTAGTCCGTCTCCGAGCCGGCGCTCCCGTTGGTCCCTGCGGAGCCTGCTGAGCAGAGAGTCAGAGTGGGACATCTGCAG CACCGCCAGTAACTCTCCACGCAGCACCCCGGGCAGCTCGCCCTCTCTGCGGCGCAGAGTCCTGGGAGGAGGCCGGGCGAGCGAGagtgagggaggaggaggaggagagaggagcagcataggaggaggaggaggctctGATAGCCCTCTGCCCTCCGCCCCCTCATCATCCTCCCTCACCTCTGCCTACCCACTCGCTTCACGACACTTCAGCCGCAATGCCAAG aaaatgcAGAGCTGGTACAAC GTGCTCAGCCCCACGTACAAACAGCGCAACGAGGATTTCCGCAAACTGTTCAAGAAGCTTCCAGACACTGAACGCCTCATAGTGG ATTACTCGTGTGCTCTACAGAAAGACATCCTGCTCCAGGGACGCCTCTACCTGTCTGAGAACTGGCTCTGTTTCTACAGTAACATCTTCCGCTGGGAGACCGCT ATCACCATCCTGCTGAAAGACGTCACCTCCATGACCAAAGAGAAGACGGCCAAGCTCATCCCCAACGCCATCCAGATCAGCACCGACAACGATAAG CACTTCTTCACCTCCTTCGGAGCAAGGGATCGCAGCTTCATGATGATTTTTCGACTGTGGCAGAACGCGCTGTTAGACAAG TCGATGTCGCCCAAGGAGCTGTGGCACATCGTCCACCAGTGCTACGGTACGGAGCTGGGCCTCACCAGCGAGGACGACGACTACGTCTCCCCCACCGCACAACACATCAACGGCCTCCT ACCAGGAGACGAGTCGATGTCTGTCTCTGACATCTTGGACCTGACGGCAGTGTCCGTCCCCCCTTCGGGCAGCTCACCCCCTCCTCCTCTGGTGTCCAGTGGTCCGTCCAGCCCTCCTTCGGTGGGGGGTCACTCTGGCATCTCCCCTCCTTCCTCCATCTCAGTGCTGCCCATGGAGgtgccctcctcctccttcttttcCTCATCAGGCTGCAGAGCGGGCCCCGACCCACAGGACCTGACCCCGCCCAGCACCTATGGCTCTCTGCCCTCCACCACCGCCTCCAGCCCCGCCCCAGCCTCCTTT AATGTGGAAGAGGGCGGGGACAGCTTGTCagagtcgaccaatcagatgccGCCCCTGCCCAGCGGCAGCGTGGGAAACCTCTCCTCATTGGACATGCCCAACGACGAGGACCTTCCCACTGATCCCAGCAACTCATCCGACACGCAGGGAGAGAGTGAGTGTGACCTGG GTGAGGTGGAGTCTATCTGCTCTAACCTCAGTGGGAGGTTACACATCAACACCCCCGTACGGATGAGCGTGGACAAGCTGCACGACCTGCTCTTCTCTGCAGATACCAACTTTATTAAACACCTGTTCTCACAGAGACACTTCActg ACCTGTCTGTTGGTGAGTGGCAGCAGGACTCCACCAGTGGAACCACCACCCGTGTGCTGAGCTACACCATCGCCCTCAACAACCCCCTGGGACCAAAGACGGCCCCGGTCGTAGAGACGCAG ACGCTCCATAAGAGCAGCAGTCGTGGTGAGTGTTTCGTGGTGGACTCAGAGGTCATCACCTCAGGGATCCCCTACCAGGACTACTTCTACACCGTGCACAGATACTGCCTCACCTCCATCAACAAACACAAGAGCAGgctcag GGTTTCCTCAGACATCTGCTACAGGAAGCAGCCGTGGAGTTTAGTGAAGGCTCTGATAGAGAAGAACACATGGAGCGGGATAGAGGAGTATTACAGACACATGG AGAGCGAGGTTTGTAAACTGGAGACGCTGCTGCAGACCGAGGTGTCTGTGGTCACCACCGAGGAGGGCACCGACAAGACGCTGCCGTCACTGCGGCGCAGGAAACGGGCGTGTTCCAGACGACAGGGCGAacgagacagagagagagaggggattGGGGCTGCAGGCGGAGACAGAGGAGAACGAGGAGTGGGAGAGGAGAGGGAGAGACGGGAAactg GAGCTCAGTTCTTGAAACTGGGTGAGCGTTCACGCAGCAGAGGACATGGCAGCATCTCCACCATCCTCCTCATCGTCAGCTTCAT GATCTGTATCAG TCTGGTGGTGCTGGTGGCTCTCAACATGTTGCTCTTCTATAAACTTTACGCTCTGGAGAGAGCGGCTCACACACTGGAGACGTGGCACTCCTACTCCGTCActgacag TCCTCTTCCTCAGACGTCCAGTGAATGGGCTCAGGTTCTACAGCTACAGAGACAGTTTCATCAGGCTCAGCTCAGCAAGTGGCAGCACATCCTCCAGTCCTCCGTCTCTCTGCTGGACCAG